In Vitis riparia cultivar Riparia Gloire de Montpellier isolate 1030 chromosome 19, EGFV_Vit.rip_1.0, whole genome shotgun sequence, the following proteins share a genomic window:
- the LOC117909085 gene encoding uncharacterized protein LOC117909085, whose translation MDPARMLQPHRDALILTLGVGDFDVKRIMVDSGSFADLLQVAVIKQMGFIPSSLENPRRTLSGFNGSSTTSLGDVTLPVQAGPVILNILFSVIEDLSPFNAILGRTWLHGMKVVPSTYHQMVSFITQDGQIDLYGSQLAARQCYQIAREAEPSADREAEPSADREAEPSADREHSPKEANASDQ comes from the coding sequence ATGGATCCAGCCCGAATGCTGCAGCCACATCGAGATGCTCTCATCCTAACATTAGGGGTTGGAGACTTCGATGTGAAAAGAATCATGGTCGACTCAGGTAGCTTCGCGGACCTGTTGCAGGTGGCGGTCATCAAACAAATGGGTTTCATACCCTCCAGCCTGGAGAATCCCAGAAGAACCCTGTCCGGATTCAATGGTTCTTCCACAACCTCACTTGGGGATGTAACACTGCCAGTTCAAGCCGGGCCAGTCATCCTAAACATTCTATTTTCTGTGATTGAGGATTTATCCCCTTTCAATGCCATCTTGGGACGCACGTGGTTGCACGGAATGAAAGTCGTTCCATCCACATACCATCAAATGGTCAGCTTCATCACCCAAGATGGGCAAATTGATCTTTACGGAAGCCAGCTCGCTGCCCGGCAATGTTATCAGATCGCTCGCGAGGCCGAACCCAGCGCCGACCGCGAGGCCGAACCCAGCGCCGACCGCGAGGCCGAACCCAGCGCCGACCGCGAGCACTCCCCCAAAGAAGCAAATGCTTCTGACCAATAG
- the LOC117909086 gene encoding uncharacterized protein LOC117909086 — protein MPRDPLLRVPRQKPPTSMDNLFRRASKYSMLEDDVRAATQQVLVAGQVTRSEATRSFKAPNHPGLSNRGQDERCPPLIQTHLTKSYEKLLPINRDLPGFRWPVPIRSNPSERDRNKRCDYHKDHGHTTKTCRSLHYMVEDLLKAGHLKQYVRIVPKGEGSSHGRGPHAPAAPVRAVINYIHGGPLDDEYSSKRKR, from the coding sequence ATGCCTAGGGACCCCCTTCTTCGAGTCCCTCGCCAAAAACCTCCTACATCCATGGACAATTTATTCCGGCGTGCGAGTAAATACTCCATGCTAGAGGACGACGTCCGAGCCGCTACACAGCAGGTCCTGGTAGCTGGCCAAGTCACGAGAAGCGAAGCCACCAGAAGCTTCAAAGCACCCAACCATCCTGGGTTGTCCAACAGGGGACAAGATGAGCGGTGCCCGCCACTCATTCAAACACATCTCACCAAGTCGTACGAAAAACTGCTTCCTATAAACCGCGATCTGCCCGGCTTCAGATGGCCAGTACCAATAAGATCGAACCCCTCAGAAAGGGACCGCAACAAAAGATGTGATTACCATAAAGATCATGGGCACACCACTAAAACATGTAGAAGCCTCCATTACATGGTGGAGGATCTCCTAAAGGCGGGACACTTGAAGCAGTACGTCCGAATAGTGCCTAAAGGTGAAGGATCTTCCCATGGTCGAGGCCCACACGCCCCAGCGGCTCCTGTTAGGGCAGTAATCAACTACATACACGGAGGACCCTTGGATGACGAGTACAGCTCCAAAAGGAAAAGGTAG
- the LOC117909087 gene encoding uncharacterized protein LOC117909087 produces the protein MATNSSSSTSDIIISLSSSSHQMETSHIPITAHKLNGQNYLQWSQSILMFIRGNEKDDYITGASAALETTTSTYKKWIVENNMVMSWLVNSMTTDIDENFLSFDTAKEIWDIAKETFSDKENTSEIIQIEGTLQDLRQGNLTVTEYFNTLTRLWRQLDTFEVHNWNCVTDGLLYKKIVEGKLVFKFLLGLNNNLDEIRGRIMGVKPLPSLREAFSEVRREESWKNLMMGSHQQLNMAESSALKTQFAPFDNRQKIKGGRPWCDHCRKPGHSRETCWKIHGKPVDWKPRQPLEKEGRGNHVATDEQSPQPEASPFNKEQMEMLQKLLSPLLSVQSQTGSSSNQVIGFGTLAHKVRIADGSLSKVAGTGSVVLSRDLTLNSDLDSGKTIGNADECSGLYILKEHHDLQERPQMAVGSNSFSPYYPKNDIQGENSTQEYQFWDLESFSESPITTENHIPPESFNQPESIVDLWDKEHIQEETEEGALSQQTHEAEPGPNPSKLPGNNAPDGTVDSELENDILNMPIAWRKEVRSCTQHPIGNFLSYDKLSPTFRAFTSSITEIQVPRNIQEAFKYPKWKAAVDEEVRELEKNGTWEITDLPRGKKPVGCKWIFTVKYKADGNVDRYKARLVAKGFTQSYGIDYQETFAPVAKLNTVRVLLSLAANLDWSLHQLDVKNAFLNGDLEEEVYMDIPAGLETTSNFNKEFEIKDLGNLKYFLRMEIARSKKGMLGCKPAETLMDTTVKLEESDGSVPVDKGRYQCLVGKLIYLSHTRPDIGFSVSVSVVAHSSAEAEFRAMAQGIYEGIWLNRLLEELRVPLKHPMVLYCDNQAAISIAKNLVHHDQTKHVEIDRHFIKEKIEEGVFKVSYTPTNCQTADILTKALARVNFEDLTEKLGMINIYNAA, from the exons ATGGCTACCAACTCATCATCCTCTACTTCTGATATCATCATCTCATTGTCTTCATCCTCTCATCAGATGGAAACCTCTCATATTCCAATCACAGCCCATAAACTGAATGggcaaaattatttgcaatggtCTCAGTCCATATTAATGTTTATACGGGGAAATgagaaagatgactacatcACTGGAGCTTCGGCGGCACTAGAAACCACAACATCAACCTACAAAAAGTGGATAGTAGAAAATAATATGGTCATGTCCTGGCTAGTCAACTCTATGACCACTGacattgatgaaaattttctgtCATTTGATACTGCCAAAGAAATCTGGGACATTGCAAAAGAAACTTTCTCAGACAAGGAAAACACATCTGAAATCATCCAGATTGAAGGCACCCTCCAAGATTTGCGTCAAGGAAACCTTACGGTAACTGAATATTTCAATACTCTTACTCGTCTATGGCGTCAACTTGATACGTTTGAGGTTCATAACTGGAATTGTGTTACAGATGGTTTGTTGTATAAAAAGATTGTCgaagggaaacttgtgtttaaatttttgttaggcTTGAACAATAATCTTGATGAAATCAGAGGAAGAATCATGGGAGTAAAACCTCTACCTAGCCTCAGAGAGGCATTCTCTGAAGTCCGTCGCGAAGAAAGTTggaaaaatctcatgatggGATCCCATCAACAACTGAATATGGCAGAAAGCTCTGCTCTTAAGACTCAATTCGCCCCTTTTGACAACcgtcaaaaaattaaaggaggtaGACCTTGGTGTGATCATTGCAGAAAGCCGGGACACTCAAGAGAAACTTGCTGGAAGATTCATGGAAAGCCAGTAGATTGGAAGCCACGTCAACCACTTGAGAAAGAAGGACGAGGCAATCATGTGGCTACCGATGAACAATCGCCACAACCTGAAGCTAGCCCTTTTAATAAGGAGCAAATGGAGATGCTTCAGAAACTACTGTCTCCTCTTTTGTCAGTACAGTCACAAACTGGCTCATCTTCCAACCAGGTCATTGGTTTCGGAACCTTGGCtcacaaag TCCGAATAGCAGATGGTTCACTATCAAAGGTTGCCGGAACAGGTTCAGTTGTGCTATCAAGGGATCTTACTCTCAACTCT GATTTGGattcggggaagacgattggcaatgCTGATGAATGCTCTGGACTCTACATCCTTAAGGAGCACCATGATCTACAAGAACGACCTCAAATGGCAGTTGGTAGTAATTCTTTTTcg CCTTACTATCCCAAAAACGATATTCAGGGGGAGAATTCAACTCAGGAATATCAATTttgggatcttgagtcattcagtgaGTCACCCATCACCACTGAAAATCACATTCCTCCAGAGTCATTTAATCAGCCCGAGTCCATTGTTGACTTGTGGGATAAGGAGCACATCCAAGAGGAAACGGAGGAAGGAGCACTTTCTCAACAAACCCATGAGGCTGAACCGGGTCCTAATCCAAGCAAACTTCCAGGTAACAACGCTCCTGATGGTACTGTTGATTCCGAGttagaaaatgatattcttaATATGCCCATAGCTTGGAGGAAAGAAGTTAGATCATGCACTCAGCATCCCATtggaaattttctttcttatgatAAGCTATCACCTACGTTTCGTGCATTCACTTCTAGCATCACAGAGATACAAGTTCCTCGGAATATTCAGGAAGCTTTCAAGTATCCTAAGTGGAAGGCGGCAGTCGATGAGGAAGTTCGGGAGCTGGAAAAGAATGGTACGTGGGAAATTACTGACCTCCCAAGAGGTAAGAAACCAGTTGGgtgtaagtggattttcacagtaaagtacaaggcagatggtaatgTGGACAGGTATAAGGCTCGGTTGGTCGCCAAAGGATTCACCCAATCCTATGGCATTGActatcaagaaacttttgctccagttgccaaGCTCAATACTGTTCGTGTACTTTTATCCTTGGCAGCTAATCTCGATTGGTCGCTTCACCAacttgatgtgaagaatgccTTCCTCAATGGTGACTTAGAGGAAGAAGTTTACATGGACATTCCTGCTGGACTTGAGACGacatcaaatttcaacaag gaatttgagatcaaggatcTTGGAAACCTCAAGTACTTTCTCAGAATGGAGATTGCTAGGTCAAAGAAAG GAATGCTAGGATGCAAGCCGGCAGAAACACTTATGGATACAACTGTCAAACTGGAAGAAAGTGATGGAAGTGTGCCAGTTGATAAAGGAAGATATCAATGTCTTGTGGGGAAACTCATCTATCTTTCtcatacaaggccagacatcggCTTCTCCGTTAGTgtg TCAGTGGTAGCCCATAGCAGTGCTGAGGCAGAATTTCGTGCTATGGCACAAGGTATCTACGAGGGAATCTGGTTGAACAGGCTGTTAGAAGAATTACGGGTTCCATTGAAGCATCCCATGGTGTTATACTGCGACAATCAAGCTGCCATCAGTATCGCTAAGAATCTGGTTCATCATGATCAAACAAAGCACGTGGAGATAGATCGACactttatcaaggaaaagatTGAAGAAGGAGTTTTCAAAGTCAGCTACACTCCGACAAATTGTCAAACAGCTGACATTCTCACAAAAGCTCTTGCTCGAGTTAACTTCGAAGATCTGACAGAAAAACTTGGAATGATCAACATCTACAACGCAGCTTGA